catacacgcacatacgcacacacgcacgcacgcacacacgcacgcacacgcacgcgcacacgcgcacgcgcacacgcacacacacacacacacacacacacacctgacgcCAGTGTTCGTTGAATGGCTGCTCCTGCTCCGTCTGGGGGTCGAGGAGATACCGGACGAACTCAGAGAACGACGGCTGGATCCCCGCTTTGAACGCCTCCGCCGCTGACTCCGGAACCCTGGAGGTCCCGTTTCCATAACGACGTAGCATGACGGAGCCAAACTGGCGGTAGAAGTCTTCGTTGGGCTGTTGGAACTTGTTCCGGAAGGCGGAGATGAGTCGGACGAAGGGGTCGCGGACAAACAGGAACTTGGTGTAACTCTGGAGTTTCACCCTCATCAGGTGACGGGAGAGACGGCCATACCTACGCCAGaactataggaggaggaggaggaggagggaggaggagaggagggggagggaagatgagaggatagggagggagggaggtgatgaGGATGGATAGAGTGAAGAGAAGGGATAAAGAAGTTGGATGACGCGTCACTCTTCTTCACACACAGTATACAGACAGTATACAGAAAGTATACACAAGgtatacacacagtatacacacagtatacagacagtatacagacagtatacacaccgtttatagacagtatacagaaagtatacagacagtatacacacagtatacagacagtatacagacagtatacacacagtttatagacagtatacacacagtttatagacagtatacagaaagtatacacacagtatacagaaagtatacacacagtatacacacagtatacacacagtatatacacagtttatagacagtatacagaaagtatacacacagtatacacacagtatacagAAAGTATACACACAGTTTATACACAGTTTACAGACAGTATACAGacagtatacacagtatacagacagtatacacacagtatacacacagtatacagacagtatacacacagtatacagacagtatacacacagtatacagacagtatacacacagtatacacacagtttatagacagtatacagaaagtatacacacagtatacacacagtatacacacagtatacagacagtttacacacagtatacacacagtatacagacagtatacacacagtttatagacagtatacagaaagtatacacacagtatacacacagtatacagacagtatacacacagtttatagacagtatacagaaagtatacacacagtatacacacagtatacacacagttTATACACAGTTTACAGacagtatacacacagtatacagacagtttatacacagtatacacacagtatacagACAGTTTATACAGAGTATACgcacagtatacacacagtatacacacagtatacagACAGTTTATACACAGTATACAGacagtatacacacagtatacacacagtatacacacagtacacacacagtatacacacagtatacacacagtatacacacaatatacagagtatacagacagtatacagaaagtatacacacagtatacagacagtatacacacagtatacacacagtatacagagagtatacacacaatatacagagtatacagacagtatacagaaagtatacacacagtatacagacagtatacacacagtatacagAGAGTATACACATagtatacacacagtatacagacagtatacacacagtatacacacagtatacagacagtatacacacagtatgcagacagtatacacacagtatacacacagtatacagacagtatacacacagtatacacacagtatacagacagtatacacacagtatgcagacagtatacacacagtatacacacagtatacagACCTTGGAGAAGGTGAGGTGCAATGAGGAGTTGTGTATGAGGTCAGGGGGCAGGGCCTGGGGATCGCGGTAAGGTTGTCCATCCGGAGCCAGCAGACCCTCAGAGAGAACCACCATTACACGCTTCCAGTTGGTACATGCTAcctagagaaaggaggagaggtggaggagaggaggtggaggagaggagggggaagagaggaggtggaggaggtgggggagaggaggagaggagggaggaggtagaggaggtgggggagaggaggtggaggaggtggaggagaggagggggaagaaaggagaggagggaggaggtggaggagaggagggggaagaaaggagaggagggaggaggtggaggagaggagggaggaggtggaggagaggagggaggaggtggaggagaggaggtgggggagagggaagaaaggagaggagggaggagaggaggtggaggaggtgttTGGAAGAGATtagggagaagaaaggagaggagggaggagaggaggtggaggagaggaggtggaggaggtggaggagaggaggtggaggggaggaggtggaggggagaggtggagaggaggaggtggaggagaggaggtggaggagaggaggtggaagaaaggagaggagggaggagaggaggtggaggagaggagggaggaggtggaggggaggagggaggaggtggaggagaggaggtgggggagagggaagaaaggagaggagggaggagaggaggtggaggaggtgttTGGAAGAGATtagggagaagaaaggagaggagggaggtggaggaggtggaggagaggagggggaagaaaggagaggagggaggaggtggaggagaggagggggaagaaaggagaggagggaggaggtggagggggaggtggaggagaggagggaggaggtggaggagaggaggtgggggagagggaagaaaggagaggagggaggagaggaggtggaggaggtgttTGGAAGAGATtagggagaagaaaggagaggagggaggagaggaggtggaggagaggaggtggaggaggtgttTGGAAGAGATtagggagaagaaaggagaggagggaggagaggaggtggaggagaggaggtggaggaggtggaggagaggaggtggaggggaggaggtggaggggagaggtggagaggaggaggtggaggagaggaggtggaggagaggagggggaagaaaggagaggagggaggagaggaggtggaggatcaaatatttttttatatcaacagttgtcacaaagtgctttacagatagcCAGCCTAACACAATGCAGATGCAGAAGCACAGTGTCTAGGAAAAACCCCCTAGAAGGCAGGAACCTAgagacctagagaggaaccaggctctgaggggaggACAGTCCTCTTCCCCTCCCTACCTTGGGAACGTAGCAGTAGATGATCTCATGTCTGTCATCTACTATCAGGTGGTTTAACTCCCGGTTGGGAATCTGGTCAAACGTCCGGAATTTTCCTGGGAATTCTAATGTTCCGTTCCCAGAACACATATCACcgatcctccttctcctctcctcttgtctcctcccctcctcctctcttttctcctccgcctgcctcactctctcctcttctcgcttcccttcctctcctctccacctctcctccagctcTGAGGAGTCTGTTACTTGGGGGAGGGGGTGTTCCTCCCCTGGGGGTTTTGGGGtcgccctcctcccctctccaggCCGGTCAGGCTCTGTGGTTCTGGGGGGTTTGTGGGTCGCTTGCTCCTCTGTGTCCCTGGGTGGGGGTTTGGTGGGTGTGGAGGAGCTGGGTGAGGTGGGGTGAGGGTCATGGGGGTAAAGGTCATGAGGGTCGTGGGGGTAGAGATTGAGCGCTCCTACGTCGTCCCAATAGAGGATGATGAGCAGGACCATTAACACAGACCCCAGCAGGAACGCCAGACGGAAGCATCGGGACGTTCCCATGGTTACCACAGCAGAGGGGGCGGAGTTATCTCAGCTCCATGGCCCGACGGTCACTAAGGGAAACACTTCCTGGTTGCCGACGACAACACCTGAGAGACAACAGGTGAAAAGAATCCAGgagtcacaccaacacacacaaactgtgTCTAAACAcgtggtagagttagtggttagtgatctgatcaaacacatggtagagttagtggttagtGATCTGATCAAACacctggtagagttagtggttagtGATCTGATCAAACacctggtagagttagtggttagtGACCTGATCAAACacctggtagagttagtggttagtgatctgatcaaacacatggtagagttagtggttagtGACCTGATCAAACacctggtagagttagtggttagtgatctgatcaaacacatggtagagttagtggttagtgacctgatcaaacacatggtagagttagtggttagtgacctgatcaaacacatggtagagttagtggttagtgacctgatcaaacacatggtagagttagtggttagtgatctgatcaaacacatggtagagttagtggttagtgacctgatcaaacacatggtagagttagtggttagtgatctgatcaaacacatggtagagttagtggttagtgacctgatcaaacacatggtagagttagtggttagtgatctgatcaaacacatggtagagttagtggttagtGACCTGATCAAACacctggtagagttagtggttagtgatctgatcaaacacatggtagagttagtggttagtGACCTGATCAAACacctggtagagttagtggttagtgatctgatcaaacacatggtagagttagtggttagtGATCTGATCAAACAtgtggtagagttagtggttagtgacctgatcaaacacatggtagagttagtggttagtGACCTGATCAAACacctggtagagttagtggttagtGATCTGATCAAACacctggtagagttagtggttagtGATCTGATCAAACacctggtagagttagtggttagtgatctgatcaaacacatggtagagttagtggttagtGATCTGATCAAACacctggtagagttagtggttagtGACCTGATCAAACAcgtggtagagttagtggttagtgatctgatcaaacacatggtagagttagtggttagtgatctgatcaaacacatggtagagttagtggttagtGATCTGATCAAACAtgtggtagagttagtggttagtGATCTGATCAAACAcgtggtagagttagtggttagtGATCTGATCAAACACagtggtagagttagtggttagtgacctgatcaaacacatggtagagttagtggttagtgacctgatcaaacacatggtagagttagtggttagtGACCTGATCAAACACATGGTAGAATTAGTGGTTAGTGATCTGATCAAACACATGGTAGAGTTAATGGTTAGTGACCTGATCAAACacatggtagagttagtggttagtgatctgatcaaacacatggtagagttagtggttagtGACCTGATCAAACacctggtagagttagtggttagtgacctgatcaaacacatggtagagttagtggttagtgacctgatcaaacacatggtagagttagtggttagtgatctgatcaaacacatggtagagttagtggttagtGACCTGATCAAACAtgtggtagagttagtggttagtGACCTGATCAAACacctggtagagttagtggtgaGTGATCTGATCAAACacctggtagagttagtggttagtGATCTGATCAAACacctggtagagttagtggttagtGATCTGATCAAACAcgtggtagagttagtggttagtgatctgatcaaacacatggtagagttagtggttagtGATCTGATCAAACAtgtggtagagttagtggttagtGATCTGATCAAACAcgtggtagagttagtggttagtgatctgatcaaacacatggtagagttagtggttagtgacctgatcaaacacatggtagagttagtggttagtgacctgatcaaacacatggtagagttagtggttagtgacctgatcaaacacatggtagagttagtggttagtgatctgatcaaacacatggtagagttagtggttagtGACCTGATCAAACacctggtagagttagtggttagtgacctgatcaaacacatggtagagttagtggttagtgacctgatcaaacacatggtagagttagtggttagtgacctgatcaaacacatggtagagttagtggttagtgacctgatcaaacacatggtagagttagtggttagtGACCTGATCAAACAcgtggtagagttagtggttagtgatctgatcaaacacatggtagagttagtggttagtgatctgatcaaacacatggtagagttagtggttagtGATCTGATCAAACacctggtagagttagtggttagtGATCTGATCAAACacctggtagagttagtggttagtGATCTGATCAAACacctggtagagttagtggttagtgatctgatcaaacacatggtagagttagtggttagtgacctgatcaaacacatggtagagttagtggttagtgacctgatcaaacacatggtagagttagtggttagtgacctgatcaaacacatggtagagttagtggttagtGATCTGATCAAACACATGGTAGAGTTAATGGTTAGTGACCTGATCAAACacatggtagagttagtggttagtgatctgatcaaacacatggtagagttagtggttagtGACCTGATCAAACacctggtagagttagtggttagtgacctgatcaaacacatggtagagttagtggttagtgacctgatcaaacacatggtagagttagtggttagtgatctgatcaaacacatggtagagttagtggttagtGATCTGATCAAACAtgtggtagagttagtggttagtGACCTGATCAAACAtatggtagagttagtggttagtGATCTGATCAAACacctggtagagttagtggttagtGATCTGATCAAACAcgtggtagagttagtggttagtGATCTGATCAAACacctggtagagttagtggttagtGATCTGATCAAACAtgtggtagagttagtggttagtGATCTGATCAAACAcgtggtagagttagtggttagtgacctgatcaggaaaaactcctagCCCATGTATAAATATATACCTGTACATATTAATTCGTAATCCAATTCAAAACTTGCCTTGAGGCTACAGGTATATGATGCCGCCGTCAGACGCGCTGCCAAAGCAACCACAAAACAAGGACTCCAAAACTTATTTGCCAGGCTCCACGTTTTCAAACACAGGTAATTTCATAGGCTACAGAGTCCATCCATGATCAAAGCAAAACTGCTGGGATTTAAATGATACAATATAGCAGCCGAGCAGATTTCTTAGTTCAAAAACGGTATGGTATCACCATACCTGAGGCCTACCTGAAGTCTACCTGAGGCCTACCTGAGGCCTACCTGAAGTCTACCTGAGGCCTACCTGAAGTCTACCTGAGGCCTACCTGAAGTCTAGCTGAAGTCTACCTGAAGTCTACCTGAGGCCTACCTGAAGTCTACCTGAGGTCTACCTGAAGTCTACCTGAGGCCTACCTGAAGTCTACCTGAGGCCTACCTGAAGTCTACCTGAGGCCTACCTGAAGTCTACCTGAGGCCTACCTGAAGTCTACCTGAAGCCTACCTGAGGCTTACCTGAAGTCTACCTGAGGCCTACCTGAGGTCTACCTGAGGCCTACCTGAAGCCTACCTGAGGCCTACCTGAAGCCTACCTGAAGTCTACCTGAAGCCTACCTGAAATATACCTGAGGCCAAACTGGGGCCAACCTGAGGCCAAACGGAGAACAACCTGAGGCCATACCTGAAGTctcaaacctacaggagggtagctctccaggaacagggttgggcagccctgctcaaacctacaggagggtagctctccaggaacagggttgggcagccctgctcaaacctacaggagggtagctctccaggaacagggttgggcagccctgctcaaacctacaggagggtagctctccaggaacagggttgggcagccctgcttaaacctacaggagggcagcTCTCCAGGACACACAGGAAGAGAGAAGGCCAGAGAGGCAGCCCTACTAGGGGTGATTAATGTGGATATCAGAAATGGTCCGTGGGAACAGCAGTGGATAGGATCAGGGTGTTAAACTCACAGGCTGCTGTGAAGACACCTGAACTCAACCAAccctctctgacctctttctctctctgtctctctctgtctctctctctctctctgtctctctctgtctctctctctgtctctctctctgtctctctctctgtctctctctctgtctctctctccttctgtctgtctgtctctcggtctctctgtctctctctctgtctctctgtctctctctctgtctctctctgtctgtctgtttctctcggtctctctgtctctctctctctctgtctctctcgctctctctgtctctctctttctctctctctctctctgtctgtctgtctctctctgtctctctctctgtctctctcgctctctctgtctctctctgtctctctctttctgtctctctctctctgtgtgtgtctctctctctctgtctctgtctctctgtctctctctctctctctctctctctctcgtcagggGAGAGTTCTATTTTAAACACACACAGggtctaattgttttatattttaacagggaagacaTAGAGACCTATGTCTCGTTTCCTGAATACAGGTCAAAATACCCATACAATGGACAATAACAATGGCAAAGAGGACATGGTATGTCAGACAGTGTCCCTCATTTCATGGCAGACAGACgggtagcctattctcatcagaCAGCTCTCTGTTCTCCCCCAACAGGATgggtagcctattctcatcagaCAGCTCTCTGTTCTCCCCCAACAGAACgggtagcctattctcatcagactgctctctgttctcccccaacaggacgggtagcctattctcatcagaCAGGTCTTTgttctcccccaacaggacgggtagcctattctcatcagaCAGCTCTCTgttctcccccaacaggacgggtagcctattctcatcagaCAGCTCTCTgttctcccccaacaggacgggtagtcTATTCTCATCAGACTGCTCTCTgttctcccccaacaggacgggtagcctattctcatcagaCAGCTCTCTgttctcccccaacaggacgggtagcctattctcatcagactgctctctgttctcccccaacaggacgggtagcctattctcatcagaCAGGTCTTTgttctcccccaacaggacgggtagcctattctcatcagaCAGCTCTCTgttctcccccaacaggacgggtagcctattctcatcagaCAGGTCTTTgttctcccccaacaggacgggtagcctattctcatcagaCAGGTCTTTgttctcccccaacaggacgggtagcctattctcatcagactgctctctgttctcccccaacaggacgggtagcctattctcatcagaCAGCTCTCTgttctcccccaacaggacgggtagcctattctcatcagaCAGGTCTTTgttctcccccaacaggacgggtagcctattctcatcagaCAGGTCTTTgttctcccccaacaggacgggtagcctattctcatcagaCAGCTCTCTgttctcccccaacaggacgggtagtcTATTCTCATCAGACTGCTCTCTgttctcccccaacaggacgggtagcctattctcatcagaCAGGTCTTTgttctcccccaacaggacgggtagcctattctcatcagaCAGGTCTTTgttctcccccaacaggacgggtagcctattctcatcagaCAGCTCTCTgttctcccccaacaggacgggtagtcTATTCTCATCAGACTGCTCTCTgttctcccccaacaggacgggtagcctattctcatcagaCAGGTCTTTgttctcccccaacaggacgggtagcctattctcatcagacaggtctttgaaaccttgaataagggtttcaaaatTGGGGattattattttaaatatattttgtcaggaaatgcagctctgtctggGGTTCAGCTTTtcagctgttctctctctgtgctatTTCAAACCCACAGGACATAAATACAGTTCTGTAATAGCTACCACCAGTCAGCCTGACAAAAATACCAGCAAGGAGAGGCTTTGTCAAGTTAGATCATTTAAAAACATAGACTTATATTATGAAATaatgttttaatatattttaATATGGCTATGAAATATATAATTTAGATAGACAAACTGTATAGTACCATAAGAataaataacatcataaataaaaTATTTAGTAAAAATTCAGCTCATAGCTCAATCTGAAGTATTTTtccatgcagacacacagacagacagacatagccGACAGACAGTCATagccgacagacagacaggctagtCCACCTGAACATGTTGGGTTCTAGTCCACCTGAACATGTTGGGTTCTAGTCAGCCTGAACATGTTGGGTTCTAGTCCACCTGGACATGTTGGGTTCTAGTCAGCCTGAACATGTTGGGTTCTAGTCCACCTGAACATGTTGGGTTCTAGTCAGCCTGAACATGTTGGGTTCTAGTCCACCTGAACATGTTGGGTTCTAGTCCACCTGAACATGTTGGGTTCTAGTCCACCTGAACATGTTGGGTTCTAGTCCTCCTGAACATGTTGGGTTCTAGTCCTCCTGAACATGTTGGGTTCTAGTTCACCTGAACATGTTGGGTTCTAGTCCACCTGAACATGTTGGGTTCTAGTCCTCCTGAACATGTTGGGTTCTAGTCCTCCTGAACATGTTGGGTTCTAGTCCACCTGAACACATTGGGTTCTAGTCCTCCTGGACATGTTGGGTTCTAGTCCTCCTGAACATGTTGGGTTCTAGTCCTCCTGAACATGTTGGGTTCTAGTCCACCTGGACATGTTGGGTTCTAGTCAGCCTGAACATGTTGGGTTCTAGTCCACCTGAACATGTTGGGTTCTAGTCCACCTGAACATGTTGGGTTCTAGTCCTCCTGAACATGTTGGGTTCTAGTCCACCTGAACATGTTGGGTTCTAGTCCACCTGAACATGTTGGGTTCTAGTCCTCCTGAACATGTTGGGTTCTAGTCCACCTGAACATGTCGGGTTCTAGTCCACCTGAACATGTTGGGTTCTAGTCCACCTGAACATGTTGGGTTCTAGTCCACCTGAACATGTTGGGTTCTAGTCCACCTGAACATGTTGGGTTCTAGTCCACCTGAACATGTTGGGTTCTAGTACGCCTGAACATGTTGGGTTCTAGTCCACCTGAACATGTTGGGTTCTAGTCCACCTGAACATGTTGGGTTCTAGTCCACCTGAACATGTTGGGTTCTAGTCCACCTGAACATGTTGGGTTCTAGTACACCTGAACATGTTGGGTTCTAGTACACCTGAACATGTTGGGTTCTAGTCCACCTGAACATGTTGGGTTCTAGTACACCTGAACATGTTGGGTTCTAGTACACCTGAACATGTTGGGTTCTAGTACGCCTGAACATGTTGGGTTCTAGTCCACCTGAACATGTTGGGTTCTAGTCCACCTGAACATGTTGGGTTCTAGTACACCTGAACATGTTGGGTTCTAGTACGCCTGAACATGTTGGGTTCTAGTCAGCCTGAACATGTTGGGTTCTAGTTCACCTGAACATGTTGGGTTCTAGTCCACCTGAACATGTTGGGTTCTAGTCAGCCTGAACATGTTGGGTTCTAGTTTACCTGAATATGTTGGGTTCTAGTCCACCTGAACATGTTGGGTTCTAGTCCACCTGAACATGTTGGGTTCTCGTCCATCTGAACATGTTGGGTTCTAGTCCACCTGAACATGTTGGGTTCTAGTCCACCTGAACATGTTGGGTTCTAGTTCGCCTGAACATGTTGGGTTCTAGTCACCTGAACATGTTGGGTTCTAGTCACCTGGACATGTTGGGTTCTAGTCCACCTGAACATGTTGGGTTCTAGTCCACCTGAACACGTTGGGTTCTAGTCACCTGAACATGTTGGGTTCTAGTCACCTGGACATGTTGGGTTCAAGTCTGCCTGAACATGTTGGGTTCTAGTCCACCTGAACACGTTGGGTTCTAGTCCACCTGAACACGTTGGGTTCTAGTCCACCTGAACACGTTGGGTTCTAGTCCACCTGAACACGTTGGGTTCTAGTCCACCTGAACACGTTGGGTTCTAGTCCAGCTGAACATGTTGGGTTCTAGTCCACCTGAACATGTTGGGTTCTAGTCCACCTGAACATGTTGGGTTCTAGTCCACCTGAACATGTTGGGTTCTAGTCAACCTGAACATGTTGGGTTCTAGTCAACCTGAACATGTTGGGTTCTAGTCCACCTGAACATGTCGGGTTCTAGTCCGCCTGAACATGTCGGGTTCTAGTCCACCTGAACATGTCGGGTTCTAGTCCACCTGAACATGTTGGGTTCTAGTCCACCTGAACATGTCGGGTTCTAGTCCACCTGAACATGTCGAGTTCTAGTCCACCTGAACATGTTGGGTTCTAGTCCACCTGAACATGTTGGGTTCTAGTCCACCTGAACATGTTGGGTTCTAGTCCACCTGAACATGTTGGGTTCTAGTCCACCTGAACATGTTGGGTTCTAGTCCACCTGAACATGTTGGGTTCTAGTCCACCTGAACATGTCGGGTTCTAGTCCACCTGAACATGTCGGGTTCTAGTCCACCTGAACATGTCGGGTTCTAGTCCACCTGAACATGTCGGGTTCTAGTCCGCCTGAACATGTTGGGTTCTAGTCCACCTGAACATGTTGGGTTCTAGTCCACCTGAACACGTTGGGTTCTAGTCCACCTGAACACGTTGGGTTCTAGTCCACCTGAACACGTTGGGTTCTAGTCCACCTGAACACGTTGGGTTCTAGTCCACCTGAACACGTTGGGTTCTAGTCCACCTGAACATGTTGGGTTCTAGTTCACCTGAACATGTTGGGTTCTAGTCCACCTGAACATGTTGGGTTCTAGTCCACCTGAACATGTTGGGTTCGAGTCCACCTGAACATGTTGGGTTCTAGTCCACCTGAACATGTTGGGTTCTAGTCCACCTGAACATTTTGGGTTATGTGCTGTAGGATGAATAATGTCTGACTGTTTTACCTCCGACACCACCAACTCTACTGAAatactcctccacctctcccacccaaccacccacccacacacactctacaaacaACATTAATTTATACAGTAGACAGAGTATACAGCTCCTGTTGAACACAATGTAACCATTCACTGacccacccctccatctctctctcaaggctatgctcactgagtctgtacatagtcagagCTTTCCATACGTTTGGGtaagtcacagtggtcaggtattctgccactatgtactctctgtttagggccaaatatcatTCCTGTTTGCTCTGATTCTTCTTTCCAATTTGA
The window above is part of the Salvelinus namaycush isolate Seneca unplaced genomic scaffold, SaNama_1.0 Scaffold105, whole genome shotgun sequence genome. Proteins encoded here:
- the chst12a gene encoding carbohydrate sulfotransferase 12 isoform X2 — protein: MGTSRCFRLAFLLGSVLMVLLIILYWDDVGALNLYPHDPHDLYPHDPHPTSPSSSTPTKPPPRDTEEQATHKPPRTTEPDRPGEGRRATPKPPGEEHPLPQVTDSSELEERWRGEEGKREEERVRQAEEKREEEGRRQEERRRRIGDMCSGNGTLEFPGKFRTFDQIPNRELNHLIVDDRHEIIYCYVPKVACTNWKRVMVVLSEGLLAPDGQPYRDPQALPPDLIHNSSLHLTFSKFWRRYGRLSRHLMRVKLQSYTKFLFVRDPFVRLISAFRNKFQQPNEDFYRQFGSVMLRRYGNGTSRVPESAAEAFKAGIQPSFSEFVRYLLDPQTEQEQPFNEHWRQVYRLCHPCQIHYDFIGTLENLEDDSDQLLRILGLEDQIKFPPSNRNRTATSWERDWFAEVPAELRRKLYSLYEPDFELFGYPKPESLLHH